A stretch of Deinococcus sedimenti DNA encodes these proteins:
- the odhB gene encoding 2-oxoglutarate dehydrogenase complex dihydrolipoyllysine-residue succinyltransferase, whose translation MADIKVPVFSESVSEGTLLAWHKKPGDAVKRGEVLAEIETDKVVLEVTALQDGVLVSTAKNEGDTVLSEEVLGVVGDAGSAPAATPAATQETVSGPIANEATAGGTATQPDSAALGNEATRRDDLSPAVRKVVVENGLNPAQIPATGPKGNITKADALSAVGQQAAPAQTAAPAQAVTPAAVIPAGARPEQRVPMTRIRQRISERLKEVQNTAALLTTFNEVNMQPAMDLRKKYQDQFVAKHGVKLGFMSLFVRAATEALKAFPVINASVEGKDIIYHGFYDIGIAVASDRGLVVPVLRDTDQMSLAGIEKAIGGYAQKAKAGKLTLEDMSGGTFSITNGGTFGSMMSTPIINAPQSAILGMHNIIERPIAQNGQVVIAPMMYIALSYDHRIIDGKEAVQFLVMIKNLLEDPARMLLEL comes from the coding sequence ATGGCGGACATCAAAGTTCCTGTTTTTTCCGAGTCGGTGAGCGAGGGTACGCTGCTGGCATGGCATAAGAAACCCGGCGACGCCGTGAAGCGCGGCGAGGTCCTCGCCGAGATCGAGACGGACAAGGTGGTGCTGGAAGTCACCGCCCTGCAGGACGGGGTGCTGGTCAGCACCGCGAAGAACGAGGGGGACACGGTCCTCAGCGAGGAGGTGCTGGGCGTCGTGGGTGACGCGGGCAGCGCGCCCGCCGCCACCCCGGCCGCGACGCAGGAGACGGTCAGCGGTCCCATCGCGAACGAGGCCACGGCGGGGGGCACCGCCACGCAGCCCGACAGCGCCGCGCTGGGCAACGAGGCGACGCGCCGCGACGACCTCTCCCCCGCCGTGCGCAAGGTGGTCGTGGAGAACGGCCTGAACCCCGCGCAGATTCCCGCGACCGGCCCCAAGGGGAACATCACGAAAGCCGACGCGCTGAGTGCCGTGGGCCAGCAGGCCGCGCCCGCCCAGACGGCCGCTCCGGCGCAGGCCGTGACCCCTGCCGCCGTGATCCCGGCCGGGGCGCGTCCCGAGCAGCGCGTGCCCATGACCCGCATCCGTCAGCGCATCAGCGAGCGCCTGAAGGAGGTGCAGAACACCGCGGCACTGCTGACCACCTTCAACGAGGTGAACATGCAGCCCGCCATGGACCTGCGCAAGAAGTACCAGGATCAGTTCGTGGCGAAGCACGGCGTGAAACTGGGCTTCATGAGCCTGTTCGTGCGCGCCGCGACCGAGGCGCTGAAGGCCTTCCCGGTCATCAACGCCAGCGTCGAGGGCAAGGACATCATCTACCACGGCTTCTACGACATCGGCATCGCGGTGGCTTCCGACCGTGGTCTGGTCGTGCCGGTCCTGCGCGACACCGACCAGATGAGCCTCGCCGGGATCGAGAAGGCCATCGGCGGGTACGCGCAGAAGGCCAAGGCGGGCAAGCTGACGCTGGAGGACATGAGCGGCGGCACGTTCAGCATCACGAACGGCGGCACCTTCGGCAGCATGATGAGCACCCCGATCATCAACGCCCCCCAGAGCGCCATCCTGGGCATGCACAACATCATCGAGCGCCCGATCGCGCAGAACGGGCAGGTCGTGATCGCCCCGATGATGTACATCGCCCTGAGCTACGACCACCGCATCATCGACGGGAAGGAAGCCGTGCAGTTCCTCGTCATGATCAAGAACTTGCTGGAAGACCCGGCGCGGATGCTGCTGGAACTGTAA
- a CDS encoding C1 family peptidase, giving the protein MNARTLISTALLATLTTAAAQNTLNFQNLQLQPLQVSNLNLNVLRVPQAQFQQVLQSPNALQLNLQDLPARLQARDADINRSLRLVQGFQGASDLRADIARSTLALPRGLTVPATVKLRTGELKPVLLYGQDTVAQNVAQAEASAPANRAAILQSFGLSEQNPVPREFLAPESVRTLNVAPNVRITAPLLNVTSTPTPPKPSQPQDELGEGFTATSPDGACRFTPTSALFGQIRGNRIDQITTIKNQGARGTCGAFAYVSALETLIARRSKVPYNLSEQYAYYWMRSDDGILGDGIGWGDYDDIIAKQRMIPTEVRWKYNPSWSRVRIPADENKPITEFKSSCTNYDKQACSDTTAQAQLVCQSGTNNCAWKPEWDIAPNAAFNFRATKGNEVWVALASNPFGNGDAARAYRRALLRQMIDRGDQLILGFNVDGAFDAIGANGLPDMNRVGKNYRGGHAVHVVGYINTGTQTYDAKVAGLVNVKLTLPTGYFVIKNSWSCGFGDGGYAYLPDSFMDKEVYGVYNLPSNAVASDMSGF; this is encoded by the coding sequence ATGAACGCACGCACCCTGATCAGCACCGCCCTGCTCGCCACCCTGACCACCGCCGCCGCCCAGAACACCCTCAACTTCCAGAACCTGCAACTGCAACCCCTTCAGGTCTCGAACCTGAACCTGAACGTCCTGCGCGTCCCGCAGGCCCAGTTCCAGCAGGTCCTGCAGAGCCCCAACGCCCTGCAACTGAACCTGCAGGACCTGCCCGCGCGCCTCCAGGCCCGCGACGCCGACATCAACCGCAGCCTCAGACTCGTTCAGGGCTTCCAGGGCGCCAGCGACCTGCGGGCCGACATCGCCCGCTCCACCCTCGCCCTCCCCCGCGGCCTGACCGTACCCGCCACCGTGAAACTCCGCACCGGGGAACTCAAACCCGTGCTGCTGTACGGCCAGGACACCGTCGCCCAGAACGTCGCTCAGGCCGAAGCCAGCGCCCCCGCCAACCGCGCCGCCATCCTGCAATCCTTCGGCCTCAGCGAACAGAATCCCGTGCCGCGCGAATTCCTCGCGCCGGAATCCGTGCGCACCCTGAACGTCGCCCCGAACGTCAGGATCACCGCGCCCCTCCTGAACGTCACCAGCACCCCCACGCCCCCCAAACCCTCCCAGCCGCAGGACGAACTCGGCGAGGGCTTCACGGCCACCTCACCCGACGGCGCGTGCCGCTTCACGCCCACCAGCGCCCTGTTCGGCCAGATCCGCGGCAACCGCATCGACCAGATCACCACCATCAAAAACCAGGGTGCGCGCGGCACCTGCGGCGCCTTCGCGTACGTCTCCGCCCTGGAAACCCTGATCGCCCGCCGCAGTAAGGTCCCCTACAACCTCTCCGAACAGTACGCCTACTACTGGATGCGCAGCGACGACGGCATCCTCGGCGACGGCATCGGCTGGGGCGACTACGACGACATCATCGCCAAGCAACGCATGATTCCCACCGAAGTCCGCTGGAAGTACAACCCCTCCTGGAGTCGCGTCCGCATTCCCGCCGACGAGAACAAACCCATCACGGAATTCAAGAGCTCCTGCACCAACTACGACAAGCAGGCGTGCAGCGACACCACCGCGCAGGCCCAGCTGGTCTGCCAGAGCGGCACGAACAACTGCGCGTGGAAACCCGAATGGGACATCGCCCCGAACGCCGCCTTCAACTTCCGCGCCACCAAAGGCAACGAAGTCTGGGTGGCCCTGGCCAGCAACCCCTTCGGCAACGGCGACGCCGCCCGCGCCTACCGCCGCGCCCTGCTGCGCCAGATGATCGACCGGGGCGACCAGCTGATCCTGGGCTTCAACGTGGACGGCGCCTTCGACGCCATCGGCGCGAACGGCCTGCCCGACATGAACCGCGTCGGCAAGAACTACCGCGGCGGTCACGCCGTGCACGTCGTCGGGTACATCAACACCGGCACGCAGACGTACGACGCGAAAGTCGCCGGGCTCGTGAACGTCAAACTGACCCTGCCCACCGGGTACTTCGTGATCAAGAACTCCTGGAGTTGCGGCTTCGGCGACGGCGGCTACGCCTACCTGCCCGACAGCTTCATGGACAAGGAAGTGTACGGCGTGTACAACCTCCCCTCGAACGCCGTCGCCAGCGACATGTCCGGATTCTGA
- a CDS encoding LacI family DNA-binding transcriptional regulator, translating to MASIQDVAQLAQVSTATASRALSRPDMVASTTRDRVLTAARELGYQPNVIARSLRQGETRTIGVIVTDILNPFHAQLAKGIQDAADRHGYTAFLFNSDEDPTKERRALDTLRGHLPQGLIIVPTSGARENLQALSGVPTVELDRVTGNPDVTTVTADNATGALAATRHLISLGHTRIGMIVGQQDISTATLRHDAYRSALEGAGLPYDPALVLPGNHREDDGHRAALRLLTLPEDRRPTALFIGNNEMTVGAVLAARALNLSIPGDLSIIGFDDSRWAQTMNPPLTVVAQPTYDLGTQAAEQLIRQLRHPRDGPPLHIQLSTTLIVRHSTSAPHPTAPVYTH from the coding sequence ATGGCCAGTATTCAGGATGTCGCCCAGCTCGCTCAGGTCAGTACCGCCACCGCCTCCCGCGCCCTGTCCCGCCCGGACATGGTTGCCAGCACCACCCGTGACCGCGTCCTGACCGCCGCACGCGAACTCGGCTACCAGCCCAACGTCATCGCCCGCAGCCTCCGCCAGGGCGAGACCCGCACCATCGGCGTGATCGTCACCGACATCCTCAACCCCTTCCACGCGCAGCTCGCCAAGGGCATCCAGGACGCCGCCGACCGCCACGGCTACACCGCCTTCCTGTTCAACAGCGACGAGGACCCCACCAAGGAACGCCGCGCCCTCGACACCCTGCGCGGCCACCTGCCCCAGGGCCTGATCATCGTCCCCACCAGCGGCGCCCGCGAGAACCTCCAGGCGCTGAGCGGCGTGCCCACCGTCGAACTCGACCGCGTGACCGGCAACCCGGACGTCACCACCGTCACCGCCGACAACGCCACCGGCGCGCTCGCCGCCACCCGCCACCTCATCAGCCTGGGGCATACCCGCATCGGTATGATCGTGGGCCAGCAGGACATCAGCACCGCCACCCTGCGTCACGACGCATACCGCTCCGCGCTGGAAGGAGCCGGGCTGCCCTACGACCCGGCCCTGGTGCTGCCCGGCAACCACCGCGAGGACGACGGCCACCGCGCCGCGCTGCGCCTCCTGACCCTCCCCGAGGACCGCCGCCCCACCGCGCTGTTCATCGGCAACAACGAGATGACCGTCGGCGCCGTCCTCGCCGCCCGCGCCCTGAACCTCAGCATCCCGGGCGACCTCAGCATCATCGGCTTCGACGACAGCCGCTGGGCCCAGACCATGAACCCCCCCCTGACGGTCGTCGCGCAACCCACCTACGACCTCGGCACCCAGGCCGCCGAGCAACTGATCCGCCAGCTCCGCCACCCCCGCGACGGACCCCCCCTGCATATCCAGCTGTCCACCACCCTGATCGTCCGGCACTCCACCAGCGCCCCCCACCCGACCGCCCCCGTCTACACCCACTGA
- a CDS encoding ATP-binding cassette domain-containing protein, whose product MTAATHLPVTPGPQTARPLVMEARGLVKRYGHVTAIGGADFELRPGEIMAVIGDNGAGKSSLIKALSGALIPDEGEILLDGQPVHFRTPSDARRAGIETVYQDLAVAPAMTIAENLFLGRELYRGGALGRALKLIDRRRMLTEATEHMQGLQFAIKSMSQPVETLSGGQRQGVAVARAAAFAQHVVIMDEPTAALGVREGNMVLDLIRKVRDRGLPVILISHNMPHVFEIADRIHVHRMGKRAALLNPQKISMADTVSVMTGAIRPEDLSADVLAH is encoded by the coding sequence ATGACCGCCGCCACCCACCTGCCCGTCACCCCCGGACCGCAGACCGCCCGGCCACTGGTCATGGAAGCGCGCGGACTCGTCAAGCGCTACGGGCACGTCACCGCCATCGGCGGCGCGGACTTCGAACTGCGTCCCGGCGAGATCATGGCCGTCATCGGCGACAACGGCGCGGGCAAGAGCAGCCTCATCAAGGCGCTGTCAGGCGCGCTCATCCCCGACGAGGGCGAGATCCTCCTGGACGGGCAGCCCGTGCACTTCCGCACGCCCAGCGACGCCCGCCGCGCCGGGATCGAGACCGTGTACCAGGACCTCGCCGTCGCCCCGGCCATGACCATCGCGGAGAACCTCTTCCTGGGCCGCGAACTGTACCGCGGCGGCGCGCTGGGCCGCGCCCTGAAACTCATCGACCGCCGCCGCATGCTCACTGAAGCCACCGAGCACATGCAGGGCCTGCAGTTCGCGATCAAGAGCATGAGCCAGCCGGTCGAGACGCTGTCCGGCGGTCAGCGGCAGGGCGTCGCCGTGGCCCGCGCCGCCGCGTTCGCGCAGCACGTCGTGATCATGGACGAACCCACCGCCGCGCTCGGCGTGCGCGAGGGCAACATGGTCCTCGACCTGATCCGCAAGGTCCGCGACCGCGGCCTGCCCGTCATCCTGATCAGCCACAACATGCCCCACGTGTTCGAGATCGCCGACCGCATCCACGTGCACCGCATGGGGAAGCGCGCCGCGCTGCTGAACCCGCAGAAGATCAGCATGGCCGACACCGTGTCCGTCATGACCGGCGCCATCCGGCCCGAGGACCTCAGCGCGGACGTCCTGGCGCACTAG
- a CDS encoding ABC transporter permease, producing the protein MSMTQPTTTPERRFQVPNLSTLGPLIALLIACLFFTFQSDRFLTLGTFSLILQQASFVGVIAIAQTLIVLTAGIDLSCGMIMALSSMVIGKLAVEQGVPVPLAILAGFAVGAFVGWLNGLLITKWKLPPFIVTLGMYSIVFAAVKIYSKATSVPMPADGLTFLAQRFTIFGTPFTYGSLLMVALFVLTWLFLNYTAPGRHIYALGNNPEAVRLSGINTSRLLLSVYTFAGMLYGVAALLLLERIGGASPEAGTTENLESITAVVIGGTSLFGGRGNVLGTLVGVLIVGVFRSGLTFMGLDSVYQNLITGILIILAVATDQFSRRKA; encoded by the coding sequence ATGAGCATGACGCAACCCACCACCACACCCGAGCGGCGCTTCCAGGTGCCGAACCTCAGCACCCTGGGGCCACTGATCGCCCTGCTGATCGCCTGCCTGTTCTTCACGTTCCAGTCCGACCGGTTCCTGACGCTGGGCACATTCAGCCTGATCCTGCAGCAGGCGTCGTTCGTGGGCGTGATCGCCATCGCGCAGACGCTGATCGTCCTGACCGCCGGCATCGACCTGAGCTGCGGGATGATCATGGCATTGAGTAGCATGGTGATCGGCAAGCTGGCCGTCGAGCAGGGCGTGCCCGTCCCGCTGGCGATCCTGGCGGGCTTCGCGGTCGGCGCGTTCGTCGGCTGGCTGAACGGCCTGCTCATCACGAAATGGAAACTGCCGCCGTTCATCGTGACGCTCGGCATGTACTCCATCGTGTTCGCCGCCGTGAAGATCTACTCCAAGGCGACCAGCGTCCCCATGCCCGCCGACGGCCTGACGTTCCTCGCGCAGCGCTTCACGATCTTCGGCACGCCGTTCACGTACGGCAGCCTGCTGATGGTCGCGCTGTTCGTCCTGACGTGGCTCTTTCTCAACTACACCGCGCCCGGACGGCACATCTACGCGCTGGGCAACAACCCGGAAGCGGTGCGCCTGAGCGGCATCAACACCAGCCGCCTGCTGCTGAGCGTGTACACCTTCGCCGGGATGCTGTACGGCGTGGCGGCCCTGCTGCTGCTGGAACGCATCGGCGGCGCGTCCCCCGAGGCGGGCACCACCGAGAACCTCGAGAGCATCACCGCCGTCGTGATCGGCGGCACCAGCCTCTTCGGCGGGCGCGGCAACGTCCTGGGCACCCTGGTCGGCGTGCTGATCGTCGGCGTGTTCCGCTCGGGCCTGACGTTCATGGGCCTGGACAGCGTGTACCAGAACCTCATCACCGGCATCCTGATCATCCTGGCGGTCGCCACCGACCAGTTCTCCCGGAGGAAAGCATGA
- the glmS gene encoding glutamine--fructose-6-phosphate transaminase (isomerizing): MCGIVGYIGPRQAQGVLISGLSKLEYRGYDSAGIAVHDGVQIEVKKKAGKLENLSTLLEGQPMSGSLGIGHTRWATHGLPNDTNAHPHATEDGRIVIIHNGIIENYLPLKEGLMSRGHEFKSETDSEVLAHLIEEAYAGNLEEAVRAALAQVRGAYGIVVTHIDHREIVAARTVSPLVMGVGEGEMFLASDVPALLAYTRNMVFLHDGDMVVLNDDGFRVMDLQGNPQERTIEHIEWDAEAAEKGGYDTYMLKEIYEQPQALTNTLIGRLHDETGEVNLDINLDPGSFKRISIIACGTAYYAGLVGEYLIEQLARIPVEVDVASEYRYRDPLVSENTLAIVVSQSGETIDTLEALREAKKFGAKTLGVINAKGSSMTRELDDTLYIHAGPEIGVASTKAYTSMVSAFLMLALWLGRARGTLSAEQGAELLKAARELPRLVEDALSPERVARIKEVAEKYAMARDYLFLGRGVNSPTAYEGALKLKEISYIHAEAYAAGEMKHGPIALIDEKLPVAVIATESRLLEKTISNVQEVRARAGKVILFLSDGDTENARHGDDVIYVPRAHEMVSPVVNAVAMQLLAYFTATALGKDVDKPRNLAKSVTVE, encoded by the coding sequence ATGTGCGGCATCGTTGGATACATCGGCCCCCGGCAGGCGCAAGGCGTCCTCATCTCCGGCCTCTCGAAACTGGAGTACCGCGGCTACGACAGCGCAGGCATCGCCGTTCATGACGGCGTGCAGATCGAGGTGAAGAAGAAGGCCGGGAAACTCGAGAACCTCAGCACGCTGCTGGAGGGCCAGCCCATGAGCGGCTCGCTGGGCATCGGGCACACCCGCTGGGCCACGCACGGCCTGCCGAACGACACGAACGCGCACCCGCACGCCACCGAGGACGGCCGCATCGTGATCATCCACAACGGCATCATCGAGAACTACCTGCCCCTGAAAGAAGGCCTCATGAGCCGCGGGCACGAGTTCAAAAGCGAGACCGACAGCGAGGTCCTCGCCCACCTGATCGAGGAAGCCTACGCGGGCAACCTGGAAGAGGCCGTCCGTGCGGCACTCGCGCAGGTGCGCGGAGCGTACGGCATCGTCGTCACGCACATCGACCACCGCGAGATCGTCGCCGCCCGCACCGTCAGCCCCCTCGTGATGGGCGTCGGCGAGGGCGAGATGTTCCTCGCCAGTGACGTGCCCGCCCTGCTGGCCTACACCCGCAACATGGTGTTCCTGCACGACGGCGACATGGTCGTCCTGAACGACGACGGCTTCCGCGTCATGGACCTTCAGGGCAACCCCCAGGAACGCACCATCGAGCACATCGAATGGGACGCCGAGGCCGCCGAGAAGGGCGGGTACGACACGTACATGCTCAAGGAGATCTACGAGCAGCCCCAGGCCCTCACGAACACCCTGATCGGCCGCCTGCACGACGAGACCGGCGAGGTGAACCTCGACATCAACCTCGACCCCGGCAGCTTCAAGCGCATCAGCATCATCGCGTGCGGCACCGCCTACTACGCCGGACTGGTCGGCGAGTACCTCATCGAGCAGCTCGCCCGCATTCCCGTGGAAGTGGACGTCGCCAGCGAATACCGTTACCGCGACCCCCTCGTCAGCGAGAACACCCTGGCCATCGTCGTGTCCCAGAGCGGTGAGACCATCGACACCCTGGAAGCGCTGCGTGAGGCGAAGAAGTTCGGCGCGAAGACCCTCGGCGTGATCAATGCCAAGGGCAGCTCCATGACCCGCGAACTGGACGACACGCTGTACATCCACGCCGGACCCGAGATCGGCGTCGCCAGCACCAAGGCCTACACGAGCATGGTCAGCGCGTTCCTGATGCTGGCCCTGTGGCTCGGCCGCGCGCGCGGGACCCTCAGCGCCGAGCAGGGCGCGGAACTCCTCAAGGCCGCCCGTGAACTGCCCCGCCTCGTCGAGGACGCATTGAGTCCCGAACGCGTGGCGCGCATCAAGGAAGTCGCGGAGAAGTACGCCATGGCCCGCGACTACCTGTTCCTCGGGCGCGGCGTGAACAGCCCCACCGCTTACGAGGGCGCGCTGAAACTCAAGGAGATCAGCTACATCCACGCCGAAGCGTACGCCGCCGGTGAGATGAAACACGGCCCCATCGCCCTGATCGACGAGAAACTGCCGGTCGCCGTGATCGCCACCGAGAGCCGCCTGCTGGAAAAGACCATCAGCAACGTGCAGGAAGTCCGCGCCCGCGCCGGGAAGGTCATCCTGTTCCTGTCGGACGGCGACACCGAGAACGCCCGCCACGGCGACGACGTCATCTACGTCCCCCGCGCCCACGAGATGGTCAGCCCCGTCGTGAACGCCGTCGCCATGCAGCTCCTGGCGTACTTCACCGCCACCGCGCTGGGCAAGGACGTGGACAAACCCCGCAACCTCGCCAAGAGCGTCACCGTCGAGTAA
- a CDS encoding sugar ABC transporter substrate-binding protein, with translation MRKIIATAALTTLAASLTLGVVHAQSSAQPIIGLITKTETNPFFVKMKEGAQKEATRLGAKLLTAAGKADGDNAGQVAAIENMVAAGAKTILITPSDSKAIVPAIAKARAQGVMVIALDSPTEPASAVDALFATNNYQAGILIGQWAKKAMGNKKAVIATLDLFPGHPVGIARHNGFLAGFGIKGITASTTALVNTSVACAQDSFGDQTKGQTAMENCLQKNPDINIVYTINEPAAAGAYQALKAAGKEKSVLIVSVDGGCAGVRNVEGGVIGATSQQYPLKMASMGVAAGVNYAKTGKKVSGYTDTGVTLITNKAMGGVKSQNGKFGLANCWGQ, from the coding sequence ATGCGCAAAATCATCGCCACCGCCGCCCTGACCACCCTCGCCGCCAGCCTCACCCTGGGTGTCGTGCACGCCCAGAGCAGCGCCCAGCCCATCATCGGCCTGATCACCAAGACCGAAACCAACCCCTTCTTCGTGAAGATGAAAGAAGGCGCGCAGAAGGAAGCCACCCGCCTGGGCGCCAAACTCCTGACCGCCGCCGGGAAGGCCGACGGGGACAACGCCGGGCAGGTCGCCGCCATCGAGAACATGGTCGCCGCCGGCGCCAAGACCATCCTGATCACCCCCAGCGACTCCAAGGCCATCGTGCCCGCCATCGCCAAGGCCCGCGCGCAGGGCGTCATGGTCATCGCGCTGGACAGCCCCACCGAACCCGCCAGCGCCGTCGACGCGCTGTTCGCCACCAACAACTACCAGGCAGGCATCCTGATCGGCCAGTGGGCCAAGAAAGCCATGGGCAACAAGAAAGCCGTGATCGCCACCCTGGACCTGTTCCCCGGCCACCCGGTCGGCATCGCGCGCCACAACGGCTTCCTGGCGGGCTTCGGCATCAAGGGCATCACCGCCAGCACGACCGCCCTCGTGAACACCAGCGTCGCCTGCGCGCAGGACTCCTTCGGTGACCAGACCAAGGGCCAGACCGCCATGGAGAACTGCCTCCAGAAGAACCCCGACATCAACATCGTGTACACCATCAACGAACCGGCCGCCGCCGGGGCGTACCAGGCGCTGAAGGCCGCCGGGAAGGAAAAGAGCGTCCTGATCGTGTCCGTCGACGGCGGCTGCGCGGGCGTCCGCAACGTCGAGGGCGGCGTGATCGGCGCGACCAGCCAGCAGTACCCCCTGAAGATGGCCAGCATGGGCGTCGCAGCGGGCGTGAACTACGCCAAGACCGGCAAGAAGGTCAGCGGCTACACCGACACCGGCGTCACCCTGATCACCAACAAGGCCATGGGCGGCGTGAAGAGCCAGAACGGCAAGTTCGGCCTCGCCAACTGCTGGGGCCAGTAA